In one Dermatophagoides farinae isolate YC_2012a chromosome 4, ASM2471394v1, whole genome shotgun sequence genomic region, the following are encoded:
- the Uba3 gene encoding ubiquitin-like activating enzyme 3: METDSVSSSTRRQWNHLNKVLSRTGPFVQAGFDVTAGLTVLQEAKILVVGAGGLGCEMLKDLAMMGFVDIHVIDCDTIEISNLNRQFLFRTKDVGRSKAVVAAEFINKRVAGCNVTAHFCKIEDKDPEFYYQFNVIVSGLDAIGPRRWLNTMLFGLLQPSSEMNPAEMINIIPLVDGGTEGFKGNLRVIIPSHADYPCVECMLDLYPPQITYPLCTLTHRPRLPEHCIEYVKLIQWNRDNPFGEVELDGDDPTHLQWVYERAMERATEFGIESVTYRLTQGVVKHIIPAVASTNATIAAACCTEVFKLMTAAAPFLNNYLVLNNSDGIYTYTYAAERKRDCKICGTLPIPLKISSKKLSLNDLIDQLVSDYQMAKENISIRTIMKNGSDQTLYMASLAEQTSLNLTKTLPQLMIDDGQLIVVIDNHLMKKFVINYV, translated from the coding sequence ATGGAAACCGACTCCGTTTCATCATCGACACGACGACAATGGAATCATTTGAACAAAGTTCTCTCACGAACCGGTCCATTTGTACAGGCTGGATTTGATGTAACAGCAGGTTTAACCGTATTACAAGAGGCAAAAATTCTGGTCGTTGGTGCAGGTGGTCTTGGCTGTGAAATGCTCAAAGATCTAGCCATGATGGGTTTCGTGGATATTCATGTTATCGACTGCGATACGATTGAAATATCGAATCTAAATCGTCAATTTTTATTCCGTACCAAAGATGTTGGCCGTAGTAAAGCAGTGGTTGCTGCCGAATTCATAAACAAACGTGTTGCTGGCTGTAATGTTACCGCTCATTTCTGTAAGATTGAAGATAAAGATCCggaattttattatcaattcaatgtAATCGTCAGTGGTCTAGATGCTATTGGTCCAAGACGTTGGCTAAATACTATGCTATTCGGTTTGTTGCAACCATCGTCTGAAATGAATCCAGCCGAAATGATCAACATAATACCATTGGTTGATGGTGGAACCGAAGGTTTCAAAGGAAATCTTCGTGTAATCATACCAAGTCATGCCGATTATCCATGTGTTGAATGTATGCTGGACTTGTATCCACCACAGATTACCTATCCACTTTGCACATTGACACATCGTCCAAGACTTCCTGAACATTGTATTGAATATGTTAAACTTATCCAATGGAATCGTGATAATCCATTCGGTGAAGTGGAATTAGATGGTGATGATCCAACACATCTTCAATGGGTATATGAACGTGCAATGGAACGTGCTACTGAATTCGGTATCGAAAGTGTTACCTATCGACTTACACAAGGTGTTGTCAAACACATAATACCTGCGGTAGCATCAACTAATGCAACGATTGCAGCTGCTTGCTGTACCGAAGTATTCAAATTAATGACTGCTGCTGCACCATTTCTTAACAATTATCTTGTACTAAATAATTCTGATGGAATCTATACGTATACATATGCAGCCGAACGTAAACGAGATTGCAAGATTTGTGGTACATTACCGAtaccattgaaaatttcttcgaaaaaattatcattaaatgatCTCATCGATCAATTGGTATCGGATTATCAAATGGCCAAAGAAAATATATCCATAcgaacaataatgaaaaatggtTCTGATCAAACATTATATATGGCAAGTTTAGCCGAGCAAACATCGTTGAATCTAACAAAAACATTACCacaattaatgattgatgatggtcaattgattgttgtcattgataatcatttgatgaaaaaatttgtaattaattatgtataa